In Arthrobacter citreus, a genomic segment contains:
- a CDS encoding MDR family MFS transporter encodes MTATAARASEPLLLTQKRIWIIFSALIAGMLLASLDQTIVSTAMPTIVGELGGVEHQTWITTAYLLATTIVMPIYGKFGDVLGRRNLFLFAIALFTAASVGCAFATDFWGFVIFRAIQGLGGGGLMILSQAIIADIVPANQRGKYLGPLGGIFGLSAVAGPLLGGFFVDHMTWQWAFYINIPIGIIAFVIAFFTLTLPSKKATKRIDIGGVVLLSIATTCLIFFTDFGGRDDHGWTDPMTLLFGAGMLVSAVLFVMVENRVADPIIPMSLFKNPIFVNSTAIGFTLGMGMFAALAFVPTFLQMSTGTSAAVSGLLMLPMMVGMMGTSIYSGLAITKTGTYKKYPIIGASLVILAMLWMTSLSADTPVWVICAQLFVFGAGLGYIMQVVVLVVQNSVPVDQIGTATSSNNYFREVGAALGVAIFGAMFTSRLSENLMDVFTKAGFDPSAAGEATATIQPSVMDSLPEPVRDGIVTAYADSLAPVFWYLIPFLVIALVLALFLKQIPLSDVAGMVARGEAVGGPDADRLEAERLAAGKGSAAAGTAATGAATTGTDTDTITDTDTAAASGDAGSTSTPRGTDGS; translated from the coding sequence ATGACAGCCACCGCCGCGCGTGCTTCCGAGCCGCTGCTGCTGACCCAGAAACGCATCTGGATCATTTTCTCCGCCCTGATCGCAGGCATGCTGCTCGCCAGCCTGGACCAGACCATCGTGTCCACCGCCATGCCCACCATCGTGGGCGAGCTGGGCGGTGTCGAGCACCAGACCTGGATCACCACCGCCTACCTGCTGGCCACCACGATCGTGATGCCGATCTACGGCAAGTTTGGCGACGTGCTGGGCCGCCGGAACCTGTTCCTGTTTGCCATTGCCTTGTTCACCGCAGCGTCCGTCGGCTGCGCCTTTGCCACCGATTTCTGGGGCTTCGTCATCTTCCGCGCCATCCAGGGCCTGGGCGGCGGCGGCCTGATGATCCTCTCGCAGGCCATCATCGCGGACATCGTGCCGGCCAACCAGCGCGGCAAGTACCTTGGCCCGCTGGGCGGCATCTTCGGCCTGTCCGCGGTTGCCGGGCCGCTGCTGGGCGGGTTCTTTGTGGACCACATGACCTGGCAGTGGGCGTTCTACATCAACATTCCGATCGGCATCATCGCGTTCGTCATCGCTTTCTTCACCCTGACCCTGCCCAGCAAGAAGGCCACCAAGCGCATCGACATCGGCGGCGTCGTACTGCTGTCCATCGCCACCACCTGCCTGATCTTCTTCACCGACTTCGGCGGCCGTGACGACCACGGCTGGACCGACCCGATGACCCTGCTCTTCGGCGCCGGCATGCTGGTGTCCGCAGTCCTCTTTGTCATGGTGGAGAACCGGGTGGCGGACCCGATCATCCCAATGAGCCTGTTCAAGAACCCCATTTTCGTCAACAGCACCGCCATTGGCTTCACCCTGGGCATGGGCATGTTTGCGGCGCTGGCCTTCGTGCCGACGTTCCTGCAGATGTCCACCGGCACTTCGGCCGCCGTGTCCGGCCTGCTGATGCTGCCGATGATGGTGGGCATGATGGGCACCTCGATTTACTCCGGCCTGGCCATTACGAAGACCGGCACCTACAAGAAGTACCCGATCATCGGCGCATCGCTGGTCATCCTCGCCATGCTGTGGATGACTTCGCTCTCCGCTGACACTCCGGTTTGGGTCATCTGCGCGCAGCTGTTCGTCTTCGGCGCCGGTCTCGGCTACATCATGCAGGTGGTGGTCCTGGTGGTGCAGAACTCCGTGCCCGTGGACCAGATTGGTACGGCCACCTCGTCCAACAACTACTTCCGCGAAGTGGGCGCAGCCCTGGGCGTGGCCATCTTTGGCGCCATGTTCACTTCCCGGCTGTCCGAGAACCTGATGGATGTCTTCACCAAGGCAGGCTTCGACCCCTCCGCAGCGGGTGAAGCCACTGCCACCATCCAGCCGTCCGTGATGGATTCGCTGCCCGAGCCCGTGCGTGACGGAATTGTCACGGCCTACGCCGATTCGCTGGCGCCGGTGTTCTGGTACCTGATTCCGTTCCTCGTCATTGCCCTGGTGCTGGCCCTGTTCCTGAAGCAGATCCCGCTCTCGGACGTGGCCGGCATGGTCGCCCGCGGTGAAGCCGTGGGCGGTCCCGACGCCGACCGGCTGGAGGCCGAGCGGTTGGCGGCCGGCAAGGGTTCCGCGGCAGCCGGCACGGCAGCCACGGGCGCCGCAACGACAGGCACTGACACCGACACCATCACAGACACCGACACAGCGGCGGCGTCCGGGGACGCAGGCAGCACGTCGACGCCGCGCGGCACCGACGGCAGCTAA
- a CDS encoding NUDIX domain-containing protein: MPTPDFVLSLREKIGHELLWLPGITGVVLNEDDQVLLVRRTDNGRWTLITGMLDPGEEPAAGTLREIEEETGITAEIEHLIHVGSHGPITFPNGDQCSFLNVGFRCRYLGGQARVNDDESTDVGWFSLDRLPPLSERHTLLLKLALEADGVPHFER; encoded by the coding sequence ATGCCCACCCCCGATTTTGTCCTGTCCCTGCGCGAAAAGATCGGCCACGAACTGCTGTGGCTCCCGGGCATCACCGGTGTTGTCCTTAATGAGGATGACCAGGTGCTGCTGGTGCGCCGCACCGACAACGGCCGGTGGACCCTGATCACGGGGATGCTGGACCCGGGGGAGGAGCCTGCGGCCGGAACCCTGCGGGAGATCGAGGAGGAGACGGGCATCACGGCCGAAATCGAGCACCTGATCCATGTCGGTTCGCACGGTCCCATCACGTTTCCCAACGGGGATCAGTGCAGCTTCCTCAATGTGGGCTTCCGCTGCCGGTACCTGGGCGGCCAGGCGCGTGTCAACGACGACGAGTCCACCGACGTCGGCTGGTTTTCCCTGGACCGGCTTCCGCCGCTCAGCGAACGGCACACGCTGCTGCTGAAGCTCGCGCTGGAAGCCGACGGCGTCCCTCACTTCGAACGCTGA
- a CDS encoding A24 family peptidase, which yields MVGILGEYRLLGGPAFWVLSAAAAYFLVLAVRLTVVDAATHRLPNRIVLPAYPVSAVLLGASALAAGDPARITAMALSCVVLWSAYFLLRFGNPSGLGFGDVKLAGVLGLYLGFTGWPYVLAGTFAAFLLGGSWGLWLILSRRGTGKTAIAFGPFMLGGAALAMALPGLQ from the coding sequence ATGGTGGGGATCCTGGGGGAGTACCGGCTGCTGGGCGGGCCGGCCTTCTGGGTGCTGTCCGCGGCCGCTGCGTACTTCCTGGTGCTGGCAGTGCGGCTCACGGTGGTGGACGCGGCGACGCACCGGCTGCCGAACCGGATCGTGCTGCCGGCCTATCCGGTTTCAGCGGTGCTTTTGGGCGCATCAGCCCTTGCCGCGGGTGATCCCGCACGGATCACGGCCATGGCGCTGTCCTGCGTGGTGCTGTGGAGTGCCTACTTCCTGCTGCGCTTTGGCAACCCTTCCGGCCTGGGATTTGGCGACGTCAAACTGGCCGGCGTGCTGGGACTGTATCTCGGTTTTACCGGCTGGCCCTATGTTCTTGCCGGGACGTTTGCCGCGTTCCTGCTGGGCGGATCATGGGGACTGTGGCTGATTCTGTCGCGGCGCGGCACCGGCAAAACGGCCATCGCCTTCGGCCCCTTCATGCTCGGCGGCGCCGCCCTGGCGATGGCACTACCTGGCCTACAGTAG
- a CDS encoding sugar ABC transporter substrate-binding protein, with the protein MTRFERSSSSRSARRKPLRFAVAAAAAALLAATASGCGSSETGSDAADGPVELRFSWWGNSDRAEITQQAIDKFEEANPNITVKPEFADFNGYFDRLATTVAGGDAPDVITLGGAYPREYGDRGALLDLSEVSGDLDLSKLPESALDNGNFSDVQYGVPTGNNTYALLINPRVFEEAGVPLPDEDTWTWEDFAETAEAISANSPDGVYGTADPTSMEALDLYAWQHGESVYSEDGGMNIEPETLADWWEMTAGLRESGAAPEAALTSELDGQAGPEQSLMGRGLSAMEFAWSNQYAAYQSASGDPLQLIRPPGESHKQPGVWLQASQIYSIYSKSEHPKEAAALIDFLINDPEAAKVIGTDRGIPSNPDVLEAIQPTLTEQQQVESQFVGRMGEYANRPLIIGPVGSTNTLQILERVNSGVLFEQITPEQAGEQFIQEVSAAIGVG; encoded by the coding sequence GTGACCCGTTTTGAGAGATCCAGTTCTTCCCGTTCCGCCCGCCGCAAACCGCTGCGCTTTGCGGTGGCAGCAGCGGCAGCAGCCCTGCTGGCAGCGACAGCCTCCGGATGCGGCTCATCCGAAACAGGCTCCGACGCCGCCGACGGACCGGTGGAGCTGCGCTTTTCCTGGTGGGGTAATTCCGACCGGGCGGAAATTACCCAGCAGGCGATCGACAAATTCGAGGAAGCGAATCCCAACATCACGGTGAAGCCGGAGTTTGCGGACTTCAACGGCTACTTTGACCGGCTGGCAACTACGGTGGCCGGCGGAGATGCTCCCGACGTCATCACGCTTGGCGGTGCCTACCCGCGCGAATACGGCGACCGCGGTGCGCTGCTGGACCTGAGCGAGGTTAGCGGGGACTTGGACCTCAGCAAGCTGCCGGAATCAGCCCTGGACAACGGTAACTTCAGTGATGTCCAGTACGGCGTGCCCACCGGCAACAACACCTACGCCCTGCTGATCAACCCGCGCGTGTTCGAAGAGGCAGGGGTTCCGCTGCCGGACGAGGATACCTGGACCTGGGAGGACTTCGCCGAAACCGCGGAGGCCATTTCAGCCAACTCTCCGGACGGCGTCTACGGAACGGCGGATCCAACCTCGATGGAGGCCCTGGACCTCTACGCCTGGCAGCACGGGGAATCCGTCTACTCCGAGGACGGCGGCATGAACATAGAACCGGAAACCCTGGCCGACTGGTGGGAAATGACCGCCGGTCTCCGGGAATCCGGAGCAGCACCTGAGGCCGCCCTCACCTCTGAGCTGGATGGGCAGGCGGGTCCGGAGCAGAGCCTGATGGGGCGCGGACTGTCGGCCATGGAATTCGCCTGGAGCAACCAGTACGCCGCCTACCAGAGCGCGTCGGGGGATCCGCTGCAGCTGATCCGACCGCCGGGTGAGTCTCACAAGCAGCCCGGCGTGTGGCTGCAGGCCTCCCAGATCTACTCCATCTACTCCAAGTCCGAGCACCCCAAGGAAGCCGCGGCGCTCATCGACTTCCTGATCAACGACCCCGAGGCCGCCAAAGTCATCGGAACGGACCGTGGCATACCGTCCAACCCCGACGTGCTGGAAGCCATCCAGCCCACCCTCACGGAGCAGCAGCAGGTCGAGAGCCAATTTGTGGGACGGATGGGCGAGTACGCCAACCGGCCCCTGATTATCGGCCCCGTCGGATCCACCAACACGCTCCAGATCCTGGAGCGGGTAAATTCCGGGGTCCTCTTCGAGCAGATTACTCCTGAGCAGGCAGGGGAACAGTTCATCCAGGAGGTTTCAGCAGCCATCGGCGTGGGCTAG
- a CDS encoding PhoH family protein codes for MLDTSVLLSDPKAILRFAEHEVIVPLVVITELEKKRHDPELGYFARAALRLLDDLRIEHGGLSAPIPLGDSGGTLRVELNHISVDVLPAGIRGTDNDSRILAVARSLADEGRNITLVSKDLPMRVKASAVGLKADEYRSDLVRDSGWTGVVELDVAEADVDALYEHRPVFIPSAAEQPVNTGVVLLSSRGSALGRVGTDKQVRLVRGDRDVFGLHGRSAEQRLAIDLLMDADVGIVSLGGRAGTGKSALALCAGLEAVLERREHRKVVVFRPLYAVGGQELGYLPGTEAEKMGPWGQAVFDTLEALVSKEVLEEVLDRGMLEVLPLTHIRGRSLHDSFVIVDEAQSLEKNVLLTVLSRIGQNSRVVLTHDVAQRDNLRVGRHDGVAAVVETLKGHPLFGHITLTRSERSPIAALVTELLEDGQIG; via the coding sequence GTGCTGGACACTTCAGTCCTGCTCTCGGATCCCAAAGCGATTCTGCGGTTTGCCGAACACGAAGTGATCGTCCCGCTGGTGGTCATTACCGAACTCGAGAAAAAACGGCACGATCCGGAACTGGGCTACTTTGCCCGGGCCGCCCTGCGTCTGCTTGATGACCTGCGGATTGAACACGGCGGGCTGAGCGCACCCATTCCGCTGGGCGACTCCGGCGGCACCCTGCGCGTGGAACTGAACCACATATCGGTGGACGTCCTTCCGGCGGGTATCCGCGGAACCGACAATGACAGCCGGATCCTTGCCGTGGCCCGGAGCCTGGCCGACGAGGGGCGGAACATCACCCTTGTCTCCAAGGACCTGCCGATGCGGGTCAAGGCATCGGCGGTGGGGCTGAAGGCCGACGAATACCGCAGCGACCTTGTCCGCGACAGCGGCTGGACCGGCGTCGTCGAACTGGATGTGGCTGAAGCCGACGTCGACGCGCTGTACGAGCACCGCCCGGTGTTCATCCCCTCGGCCGCGGAGCAGCCGGTGAACACCGGCGTCGTCCTGCTCTCCAGCCGCGGATCGGCGCTCGGCCGGGTGGGGACGGACAAACAGGTGCGCCTGGTGCGCGGGGACCGCGACGTGTTTGGCCTGCATGGACGCTCCGCCGAGCAGCGGCTGGCCATCGACCTGCTCATGGATGCCGATGTCGGCATTGTGTCGCTGGGCGGACGGGCGGGTACGGGAAAATCCGCGCTGGCGCTCTGCGCGGGGCTCGAGGCGGTGCTGGAGCGCCGGGAGCACCGCAAGGTGGTGGTCTTTCGCCCGCTCTACGCCGTGGGCGGCCAGGAGCTTGGATACCTGCCCGGAACCGAGGCGGAAAAGATGGGCCCGTGGGGCCAGGCTGTCTTTGACACGCTTGAAGCACTCGTGTCCAAGGAGGTGCTGGAGGAGGTCCTGGACCGCGGCATGTTGGAGGTCCTGCCGCTGACACACATCCGGGGCCGGTCCCTGCATGATTCGTTCGTGATCGTGGATGAGGCGCAGTCCCTGGAAAAGAATGTGCTGCTGACGGTGCTGTCCCGGATCGGCCAGAACTCGCGGGTGGTCCTCACCCACGACGTCGCGCAGCGCGACAACCTGCGTGTGGGGCGCCACGACGGCGTGGCGGCCGTGGTGGAGACGCTGAAGGGACATCCGCTGTTTGGACACATCACGCTGACCCGCTCCGAGCGCTCGCCCATTGCGGCTCTGGTGACCGAGCTGCTGGAGGATGGACAGATCGGCTGA
- a CDS encoding isoprenyl transferase, whose product MRFPGVVYAYYERKLRRSLARDRIPGHIGVMVDGNRRWAKLAGAPTSDGHQAGADKILEFLGWCQELGVRRVTLYMLSTDNLNRDADELDPLLDIIGNTLDRLGEKGNLRVNAVGALDILPADLAEKLKNLGDTTKDASGLHVNVAIGYGGRREIVDAVKELLNDAAAHGKTIDEITEDLCDTQISEYLYTRGQPDPELVIRTSGEQRLSGFLMWQSAYSEFYFCEALWPDFRRVDFLRALRDYASRQRRFGS is encoded by the coding sequence ATGAGGTTTCCGGGCGTTGTGTATGCCTACTACGAGCGCAAGCTGCGCCGCAGCCTGGCCCGCGACCGCATCCCCGGGCACATCGGCGTCATGGTGGACGGCAACCGCCGCTGGGCAAAACTTGCCGGCGCGCCAACCAGTGACGGGCATCAGGCCGGCGCGGACAAGATCCTCGAATTCCTGGGCTGGTGCCAGGAACTGGGCGTGCGGCGGGTCACGCTGTACATGCTGTCGACGGATAACCTGAACCGCGATGCGGACGAGCTTGATCCGCTGCTGGACATCATCGGCAACACCTTGGACCGTCTGGGGGAGAAGGGGAACCTGCGGGTCAACGCCGTTGGCGCCCTGGATATCCTGCCGGCAGACCTGGCCGAAAAGCTCAAAAACCTCGGAGACACCACCAAGGATGCCAGCGGCCTGCACGTGAATGTGGCGATCGGCTACGGTGGGCGGCGGGAAATCGTCGACGCCGTCAAGGAACTCCTGAACGACGCTGCCGCCCACGGCAAGACCATAGACGAGATCACCGAAGATTTGTGCGACACGCAGATCTCGGAGTATCTGTACACCCGCGGACAACCGGATCCGGAGCTGGTGATCAGGACCTCCGGGGAGCAGCGGCTGTCCGGCTTCCTGATGTGGCAAAGCGCGTACAGCGAGTTCTATTTCTGCGAAGCGCTGTGGCCCGACTTCCGCCGCGTGGATTTCCTGCGCGCCCTCCGGGACTACGCCAGCCGGCAGCGCCGCTTCGGCTCCTGA
- the trhA gene encoding PAQR family membrane homeostasis protein TrhA, with the protein MTSSSSSAPPERDPSSRSTPGPVESAVEQVADILDIKPKLRGWLHAGATPFALAAGIVLVVLAPTTGTRIASAIYAATGVLLFGVSAVYHRGNWSPKVKTILKRLDHTNIMLVIAGSYTPLAWSLLPPEKAKVLLWFIWGGAVAGVLFRLLWLHAPRWLYTPVYIALGLAALIYIPDFFAINATAAVLVCVGGAMYITGAVCYAMKKPNPSLDWFGFHEIFHAFTLAGFACHYVAILMAVLSVGAS; encoded by the coding sequence ATGACATCTTCATCGTCGTCCGCTCCGCCCGAGCGGGATCCCAGCTCCCGCAGCACTCCCGGCCCCGTGGAATCCGCCGTCGAGCAGGTAGCCGACATCCTGGATATCAAACCGAAACTGCGGGGTTGGCTGCACGCCGGTGCCACACCGTTTGCGCTGGCCGCCGGGATTGTCCTGGTTGTCCTGGCCCCCACCACCGGCACCCGGATTGCGTCGGCGATCTACGCTGCCACCGGCGTGCTGCTGTTCGGAGTATCGGCGGTCTACCACCGGGGCAACTGGTCGCCCAAGGTCAAAACCATCCTCAAACGCCTGGATCACACCAACATCATGCTGGTGATCGCCGGCTCCTACACGCCGCTGGCCTGGTCCCTGCTTCCGCCGGAAAAAGCCAAGGTCCTGCTGTGGTTCATCTGGGGCGGCGCGGTTGCCGGAGTCCTGTTCCGCCTGCTGTGGCTGCATGCGCCGCGCTGGCTTTACACGCCCGTCTACATTGCCCTGGGGCTTGCCGCACTGATCTACATTCCGGATTTTTTCGCCATCAACGCGACGGCGGCAGTACTGGTCTGCGTTGGCGGCGCCATGTATATCACCGGGGCCGTCTGTTACGCGATGAAAAAGCCGAACCCGTCCCTGGACTGGTTCGGCTTCCACGAAATTTTCCATGCCTTCACGCTGGCCGGCTTCGCATGCCATTACGTTGCCATCCTGATGGCTGTGCTTTCGGTCGGCGCGTCCTAG
- a CDS encoding thioredoxin domain-containing protein, with the protein MAGRLRGEASAYLRQHAGNPVDWWPFGDAAFDEARRRNVPVFISVGYAACHWCHVMAHESFEDQATAEYLNGNFVSIKVDREERPDVDAVYMAATQAMTGQGGWPMSVFTLPDGRTFYAGTYFPPRPVQGMPSFRDVLEAVSAAWRDRPEEVEQSAAQLAAHLASGQQGNRRLLGPVRALGVGIPANPAADGAEAADGHARTLSSAVEALGGLEDQQFGGFGGAPKFPPSTVLRFLLAHAAGGASTADDAASLADRTLGAMARSALYDQLEGGFARYTVDRRWAVPHFEKMLYDNVQLLALYAQWARSALDPEDRRLALRVTHETADWMINRLQVDGGGFASSLDADTVMDGHRVEGGTYVWTEGELAEVLGSETADAVAGLLDLDAGNMAAHGGKPGPDGNIGSTLHFGRRLSPDEEELWLRSRPALLAARNRRPQPERDDKVVAGWNGLAVAALARAAVVLADAGETTAAERVRRAAVDAAAYLLRVHRAGPTLLRVSHGGRGQGIEGLLEDYAAAAEGLFALYAATGDEQWYTAAESLVLQAGDRFLTGDVLLDTAIRPNQLANAQGAQAAADPLDGPTPSGAALFAGVLLTYAAYSGSLRHRALAESLLAHVAVVAPRAPQAAGWSMSVLQFMLDGPRELAVTGTDAAAVEELLRAARDAGGPGLVVASQVAANGTGDAQSGASGRTRVPLLEGRGPGTEPAVAYLCRGMVCRRPVSTPAELTELLREG; encoded by the coding sequence ATGGCCGGCAGGCTGCGCGGTGAGGCCTCGGCTTATCTGCGCCAGCATGCCGGCAACCCGGTGGACTGGTGGCCTTTTGGGGATGCGGCCTTTGACGAGGCGCGGCGGCGAAACGTGCCGGTATTCATTTCCGTGGGGTACGCAGCGTGCCACTGGTGCCATGTCATGGCGCATGAATCCTTCGAGGATCAAGCCACCGCCGAATACCTGAACGGGAACTTCGTTTCCATCAAGGTCGACCGCGAGGAACGCCCCGACGTTGATGCCGTCTACATGGCGGCCACCCAGGCCATGACCGGCCAGGGCGGGTGGCCGATGAGCGTGTTCACCCTGCCCGACGGCCGGACGTTCTACGCCGGCACCTACTTTCCGCCGCGGCCAGTCCAGGGGATGCCCTCATTCCGGGACGTCCTCGAAGCTGTCTCCGCTGCATGGCGGGACCGTCCGGAGGAAGTTGAACAGAGTGCTGCGCAGCTTGCCGCCCATTTGGCGTCGGGGCAGCAGGGAAACCGCCGGCTGCTGGGTCCGGTCCGCGCACTCGGCGTCGGCATCCCCGCGAATCCGGCTGCCGACGGCGCCGAAGCGGCGGACGGGCACGCGCGGACCCTGTCCTCGGCGGTTGAGGCCCTCGGCGGCCTTGAGGATCAGCAGTTCGGCGGATTTGGCGGCGCCCCCAAATTTCCGCCATCCACCGTGCTGCGGTTCCTGCTGGCCCACGCGGCCGGCGGAGCATCCACGGCAGACGACGCCGCATCGCTGGCTGACCGCACCCTGGGCGCCATGGCGCGGAGCGCCCTGTACGACCAGCTGGAGGGCGGCTTCGCCAGATACACCGTGGACCGCCGCTGGGCCGTCCCGCATTTCGAGAAGATGCTCTACGACAACGTGCAGCTGCTGGCGTTGTATGCCCAGTGGGCCCGGAGCGCGCTGGATCCGGAAGACCGCCGGCTCGCCCTGCGCGTCACCCATGAGACGGCGGACTGGATGATCAACCGGCTGCAGGTCGATGGCGGCGGTTTTGCCTCATCCCTGGACGCTGACACCGTCATGGACGGACACCGGGTGGAAGGCGGCACCTACGTCTGGACCGAGGGGGAGCTGGCGGAGGTACTGGGGTCCGAAACTGCCGACGCCGTGGCCGGCCTGCTGGATCTGGATGCCGGAAATATGGCCGCCCACGGCGGAAAGCCGGGCCCCGACGGGAACATCGGCAGCACGCTGCACTTTGGCCGCCGCCTGAGCCCGGACGAGGAGGAGCTGTGGCTGCGCTCCCGGCCCGCACTGCTGGCCGCCCGGAACCGGCGTCCGCAGCCGGAACGCGATGACAAGGTGGTGGCCGGCTGGAACGGACTGGCCGTGGCAGCGCTGGCCCGCGCCGCCGTCGTGCTGGCCGATGCGGGCGAGACAACGGCGGCGGAACGGGTGCGGCGGGCAGCCGTGGACGCCGCCGCCTATCTGCTGCGGGTGCACCGGGCTGGGCCAACGCTGCTGCGCGTCTCCCACGGCGGGCGCGGGCAGGGCATCGAGGGCCTGCTGGAGGACTATGCCGCCGCGGCGGAAGGATTGTTTGCCCTTTATGCCGCCACCGGCGACGAGCAGTGGTACACCGCGGCCGAGTCACTGGTGCTGCAGGCCGGAGACCGCTTCCTGACGGGGGATGTCCTGCTGGACACCGCCATCCGCCCGAACCAGCTCGCCAACGCCCAGGGCGCGCAGGCCGCCGCTGATCCCCTGGACGGGCCCACACCCAGCGGCGCCGCGCTCTTTGCCGGCGTCCTACTGACGTATGCGGCGTATTCAGGGTCCCTGCGCCACCGCGCCCTGGCGGAATCGCTGCTTGCCCACGTGGCGGTGGTGGCACCGCGTGCGCCGCAGGCCGCAGGCTGGTCCATGTCGGTGCTGCAGTTCATGCTGGACGGACCGCGGGAACTCGCTGTCACGGGCACTGACGCCGCCGCGGTGGAGGAACTGCTCCGTGCGGCGCGCGACGCCGGCGGGCCGGGCCTGGTGGTCGCATCGCAGGTGGCGGCAAACGGCACCGGGGACGCGCAGTCCGGGGCGTCCGGCCGGACCCGTGTTCCGCTGCTGGAAGGCCGCGGCCCCGGCACCGAACCTGCGGTGGCCTATTTATGCCGGGGCATGGTGTGCCGCCGGCCGGTCAGCACGCCGGCGGAACTGACCGAGCTGCTCAGGGAGGGCTGA
- the mca gene encoding mycothiol conjugate amidase Mca, with translation MSTASNDISSRQAPLRLLAVHAHPDDEASKGAAMMAYYAAQGVDVMVATCTGGERGSVLNPSMESSAAAKRDLAGLRRHEMANARRELGVQHRWLGFMDSGLPEGDPLPDLPFGCFALEPLEHAAAPLVKLVREFRPHVIISYDENGGYPHPDHIMAHKVAVEAFSAAGDPDRYPGTGEAWEPMKLYYDRAFNPERFQALHHALVEAGVDSPYAERIAAWQEADTEGHQPPAPTHPTTTQIHCGDFFETRDRALKSHRTQVDPDGFFFAVDAPTQRKVWPWEDYSLILTKVETELPETDLFAGIR, from the coding sequence GTGTCGACCGCGTCAAATGATATTTCCAGCCGTCAGGCACCGCTGCGGCTGCTGGCCGTGCACGCACACCCCGACGATGAGGCCAGCAAGGGTGCGGCCATGATGGCGTACTACGCGGCGCAGGGCGTGGACGTGATGGTGGCGACCTGCACCGGAGGAGAGCGCGGCAGTGTGCTGAACCCCTCCATGGAATCCAGTGCCGCCGCGAAGCGGGACCTCGCCGGACTGCGCCGCCACGAAATGGCCAACGCCCGGCGCGAACTGGGCGTGCAGCACCGCTGGCTGGGCTTTATGGACTCGGGGCTGCCGGAGGGCGATCCGCTTCCTGACCTGCCGTTTGGCTGCTTTGCCCTGGAACCGCTGGAGCACGCCGCAGCGCCCCTGGTGAAGCTGGTGCGCGAGTTCCGTCCGCACGTGATCATCAGCTATGACGAAAACGGTGGCTACCCGCACCCGGACCACATCATGGCTCACAAGGTGGCGGTGGAGGCCTTCTCGGCCGCCGGCGACCCGGACCGGTACCCGGGGACCGGCGAAGCATGGGAGCCGATGAAGCTCTACTATGACCGCGCGTTCAACCCCGAGCGGTTCCAGGCGCTGCACCATGCACTGGTGGAGGCAGGCGTGGACTCGCCCTACGCCGAGCGCATCGCCGCGTGGCAGGAGGCCGACACCGAGGGCCACCAGCCGCCGGCACCGACCCATCCCACCACCACGCAGATCCACTGCGGAGACTTCTTCGAGACCCGGGACCGCGCCCTGAAAAGCCACCGGACCCAGGTTGACCCTGACGGGTTCTTTTTCGCTGTTGATGCTCCGACGCAGCGGAAAGTCTGGCCGTGGGAAGACTATTCGCTGATCCTGACCAAAGTGGAGACGGAACTGCCGGAAACCGACCTGTTTGCTGGCATACGATAG
- a CDS encoding DUF4307 domain-containing protein has protein sequence MGGTAVLLGCAGAAWIAMPSPSGEVTFKDVGFSITDAGHAVVDFQVTKDTDATVTCAVQALNDSYAVVGWKQVTVGPAEQATTGQRITLRTDSLGVTGGVNACWIADES, from the coding sequence ATGGGCGGCACCGCGGTGCTGCTCGGATGCGCCGGAGCGGCTTGGATAGCCATGCCCTCCCCCAGCGGCGAAGTGACGTTCAAGGACGTGGGTTTCAGCATCACCGACGCCGGACATGCGGTGGTCGATTTTCAGGTGACCAAGGATACAGACGCGACGGTCACCTGCGCGGTCCAGGCCCTGAACGACTCCTACGCGGTGGTCGGCTGGAAACAGGTCACTGTCGGCCCGGCGGAGCAAGCCACCACCGGCCAGCGGATTACGCTGCGCACCGATTCCCTGGGCGTTACCGGCGGAGTCAACGCCTGCTGGATTGCCGACGAAAGCTGA